One Vallitalea pronyensis genomic region harbors:
- the hisS gene encoding histidine--tRNA ligase: MYNTNPVRGTRDFLPEEMALRAYMKKTIVEVYQQHGFNEIQTPAIENIDLLLSSEGGENLKLIYKILKRGRKLKLDIENLGEGDLVDLSLRYDLTLPLSRFYAHYASQLPKPFKSMQIGDVYRAERPQKGRYRSLVQCDIDIIGDKDNMAEIELIAATAKALMALTFRNFTIRINDRRLLKKVIGYAGFDDQVIGNVCVIFDKLDKIGIKGVSEELKNKGYDVDVVNRFVTIVTKMDKMALSDFGSMGVDEKVLSSLQDVLWIIKEQSKGQYAIKFDPSLVRGMGYYTGMIYEIACDELGCSIAGGGRYNNMIGRFMKENVPAVGFSIGFERIFEILKDKGYQIPDQQKKVALLYGEENRIEIFEEADRLRAEGMLVSLIPRHKKLGKQCNRLKEQNFNYYGYWSDDAWRINALY, from the coding sequence ATGTATAATACAAATCCAGTACGAGGAACCCGTGATTTTTTACCCGAAGAAATGGCACTTAGAGCATATATGAAAAAAACCATTGTAGAGGTATATCAGCAACATGGGTTTAACGAGATTCAAACGCCTGCTATAGAAAATATTGATTTATTATTGAGCAGTGAAGGGGGAGAAAATCTAAAACTGATTTATAAGATATTAAAGCGAGGTCGAAAACTTAAACTTGATATAGAAAATCTGGGAGAAGGAGATTTAGTTGATTTAAGTCTGCGATATGATTTAACATTACCTCTTAGTCGGTTCTACGCGCATTATGCCAGTCAATTGCCAAAACCTTTTAAAAGTATGCAAATAGGTGATGTATACCGAGCAGAAAGACCTCAAAAAGGGCGATACCGTTCACTTGTACAATGTGACATAGATATCATTGGTGATAAGGATAACATGGCCGAAATAGAATTAATTGCAGCCACGGCAAAAGCCTTAATGGCTCTAACCTTTCGCAATTTTACGATTCGTATTAATGATCGAAGACTATTGAAGAAAGTTATAGGTTATGCGGGATTTGATGACCAAGTAATAGGTAATGTATGTGTTATTTTTGATAAACTTGATAAAATCGGAATAAAGGGTGTCAGTGAGGAATTAAAGAATAAAGGCTATGATGTAGATGTCGTTAATCGATTTGTGACAATCGTAACTAAAATGGATAAGATGGCCCTCAGCGATTTTGGTAGTATGGGCGTTGATGAGAAGGTTCTATCTTCGTTACAGGATGTTCTATGGATTATAAAAGAGCAGAGCAAGGGACAATACGCCATCAAGTTTGATCCATCACTGGTGCGAGGCATGGGTTATTATACAGGTATGATTTATGAAATTGCGTGTGATGAGTTAGGATGTTCTATAGCTGGAGGGGGGAGATACAATAACATGATCGGTCGTTTTATGAAAGAGAATGTACCTGCAGTTGGTTTTTCCATTGGGTTTGAAAGGATATTTGAGATTCTAAAAGATAAAGGGTACCAGATACCTGACCAGCAAAAGAAAGTTGCACTTCTTTATGGAGAGGAAAATAGGATAGAGATTTTTGAAGAAGCGGATAGATTAAGAGCTGAGGGCATGTTGGTTTCCCTTATACCAAGGCACAAAAAGTTAGGGAAACAATGCAATAGGCTCAAGGAGCAAAACTTCAATTACTATGGCTATTGGTCAGATGATGCATGGAGAATCAATGCTTTGTATTAG
- a CDS encoding ABC transporter substrate-binding protein, with protein sequence MKKVSKIIALIILMALITTVFAACGKKDNNVADDIYQQDESNEAANQQADDHKDEGNEDSDQTSDDQEVASDVVIKVAALKGPTGMGMAKLMEDIQNGESELKADFTITGTPDELTGKIVSGEVNFACIPTNLAAVLYNKTGGKISLAGVNTLGVLYIMENGETIQSMADLKGKKIQASGQGSIPEYVLSYLLTKNNIEPGKDVEIAFGMQHAEVSATMISGDTTIALLPQPFVTTTKMKKEDARIALDLTEEWQKVQGEDSPLAMGCIVVNKAFAEKNTELVAAFLDAYKKSIDWVNENPVDAGVVIEKQGILPQAKVAELAIPDSHITYISGKDAEPMLNDLFQILFDFNPISIGGKLPGEDFYY encoded by the coding sequence ATGAAAAAAGTAAGTAAAATCATTGCATTAATCATATTAATGGCATTAATAACAACAGTATTTGCAGCATGCGGTAAAAAAGATAATAACGTAGCAGATGATATCTATCAACAAGATGAAAGTAATGAAGCAGCAAATCAACAGGCTGATGATCATAAAGATGAAGGAAATGAGGATTCAGATCAGACATCAGATGACCAAGAGGTAGCCAGTGACGTGGTCATTAAGGTGGCAGCACTAAAAGGACCGACGGGTATGGGTATGGCAAAATTAATGGAGGATATACAAAACGGTGAATCTGAGTTAAAAGCAGATTTTACCATAACAGGTACACCAGATGAGTTGACAGGAAAGATTGTAAGCGGAGAAGTAAATTTTGCTTGTATACCAACCAACTTAGCAGCTGTATTATACAATAAAACCGGTGGCAAAATCAGTTTGGCAGGTGTCAATACTTTAGGTGTACTGTATATCATGGAAAACGGCGAAACCATTCAATCCATGGCAGATCTTAAAGGAAAGAAGATTCAAGCAAGTGGTCAAGGTTCTATTCCTGAATATGTATTATCATATTTACTGACCAAGAATAATATAGAGCCTGGTAAAGACGTAGAAATAGCTTTTGGTATGCAGCATGCAGAGGTATCAGCTACCATGATATCAGGAGATACAACCATTGCGTTATTACCTCAACCTTTTGTGACCACCACAAAGATGAAAAAAGAAGATGCTAGAATTGCATTAGATTTGACAGAAGAGTGGCAGAAGGTACAAGGGGAAGATAGTCCATTAGCTATGGGGTGTATTGTTGTCAATAAAGCTTTTGCAGAAAAAAATACAGAACTTGTAGCTGCTTTTTTAGATGCTTATAAAAAATCCATTGATTGGGTTAATGAAAATCCAGTAGACGCAGGTGTGGTCATTGAAAAGCAAGGTATATTACCGCAAGCTAAAGTGGCAGAGCTAGCCATTCCTGATTCACATATTACTTATATCAGTGGAAAAGATGCAGAGCCTATGCTCAATGATTTATTCCAGATTCTATTTGATTTTAATCCCATATCCATAGGAGGAAAACTACCTGGTGAAGACTTCTATTACTAA
- a CDS encoding ABC transporter permease: protein MKTSITKKKQLQHKIIAFLFWIMVWWVLARLVNQEIYVPTPMRTLQVLIDNMGQAFFWKTIMATISRVAIGFFFACIIGVGLGVLCGMHDFSYTLWHPVISAIKSTPVMSFILIAIIWFQSNDVPVFICFLMGLPIIWTSAVEGIHNVDNRLIQMASVYKVDKKYRISHIYFPSITPYIRAAMITALGLGWKVTVAAEVLSNPKFSIGTKLSEAKVYVESASLFAWTIVVIILSLFLEGIFKKILRKILPVRIQK, encoded by the coding sequence GTGAAGACTTCTATTACTAAGAAGAAACAGCTTCAACATAAAATCATAGCGTTTCTATTTTGGATCATGGTTTGGTGGGTGCTTGCACGCTTGGTCAATCAAGAAATCTATGTACCCACCCCCATGAGGACCTTACAAGTACTTATAGATAATATGGGACAGGCGTTTTTTTGGAAGACCATTATGGCCACGATATCAAGGGTGGCTATAGGCTTTTTCTTTGCCTGTATTATTGGTGTTGGCTTAGGTGTTTTATGTGGCATGCATGATTTCTCCTATACCTTATGGCATCCTGTTATCAGTGCCATCAAATCCACCCCTGTCATGTCGTTTATCTTAATTGCTATTATCTGGTTTCAGTCTAATGATGTGCCCGTATTTATCTGTTTTCTGATGGGTCTACCCATTATATGGACATCAGCCGTTGAAGGTATTCATAATGTGGATAATCGGCTGATACAGATGGCGTCGGTCTACAAGGTGGATAAGAAATATCGTATTTCACATATATATTTTCCATCCATAACGCCGTATATTCGAGCGGCTATGATTACAGCCCTTGGACTTGGATGGAAGGTAACGGTGGCAGCTGAAGTCCTTAGTAACCCCAAGTTCTCCATTGGTACAAAGCTCAGTGAAGCAAAGGTCTATGTAGAATCAGCCAGTCTATTTGCTTGGACCATTGTAGTGATTATATTAAGTCTGTTCCTTGAGGGCATTTTCAAGAAGATTCTCCGTAAAATACTCCCTGTACGTATACAAAAGTAG
- a CDS encoding ABC transporter ATP-binding protein, with protein sequence MIQLHDITKTFNQLKVFENFNMTIPDKKISCFLGASGCGKSTLLNMIAGIMPYDQGSIDGIEGNQSYIFQDTRLLPWATVEENIRFVLKSLSHINQQEVVDKYLNLVKLTDYRNYYPKELSGGMKQRVTIARAFAYPSNVLLMDEPFKGLNPELKNELMTAFMRLWQRDRRTVLFVTHDVDEALLLADEIYQLKGRPVYIESHVKIDMAKDKRNDHWEALQDYREQLF encoded by the coding sequence ATGATACAACTACATGACATAACCAAAACATTTAATCAATTAAAGGTTTTTGAAAATTTTAACATGACCATCCCAGATAAAAAAATAAGTTGTTTTCTTGGGGCTTCTGGTTGTGGGAAAAGTACGCTTTTGAATATGATTGCAGGTATTATGCCTTATGACCAAGGCAGTATAGATGGTATTGAGGGGAATCAGTCGTATATCTTCCAAGATACAAGACTATTACCTTGGGCAACAGTGGAAGAAAATATCCGCTTTGTTCTTAAGAGTCTAAGTCACATCAATCAACAGGAAGTTGTGGACAAATACCTTAATTTAGTGAAACTGACTGACTATAGAAACTACTATCCAAAGGAACTCAGCGGAGGTATGAAACAACGGGTAACCATTGCTAGGGCATTTGCATACCCATCCAATGTATTGTTAATGGATGAACCATTCAAAGGTCTTAATCCTGAACTGAAGAACGAACTTATGACAGCTTTTATGAGGTTATGGCAAAGGGATAGAAGAACGGTATTGTTTGTGACGCATGATGTGGATGAAGCACTGTTATTGGCTGATGAGATTTATCAGTTAAAAGGACGGCCTGTTTATATCGAAAGTCATGTAAAGATTGATATGGCAAAAGATAAGCGAAACGATCATTGGGAAGCTTTACAAGATTATCGTGAACAATTATTCTAA
- a CDS encoding DUF6240 domain-containing protein: MNSVTSIYSSRITIDEPVKKNMGFSDDIITGIVMEKNDKGTLVDVMGKEILVPPSIDILEEKGEACTFKVEKHGEDGIRLKYETHAPNQSVPPKGQSYMKAWLKRQNMPDFSYETLNALQAMGQDEQTSYQKLIKETKEQLDKILDKAVDEDILKLLSKNMSPEKMTIKLFEHAITKEKSEGQIEKKEVKDIVEKELNRLAKIFGSKEEMRSIVKKLKEKNLPVTEANIFKIRGALNKFDAIKELKDEAILNVLKNNIALTVEKIYEAKYSSGQVAEKENTYGQHPTTGQPHVSEETLQALEPQIKKILEDNQIPLKDENIEAAKTFIRHGMEITKENMTKYMSLKHIAEDMDKEQIIQESVQNIIDDKHISDISIMDQEAADFKGIDAERLIEDIPKIRDKHIERLIKRGMDISLYNLQKLVHKDPLLTSPSHEPEAILSENEQQHMITAKRQLEEIRLKMTLESANRFIKHQIQIDTAPLEKVVEDLRQLEALSYRQALTAVGVKPSTERISQMREVMDTLSGLKQSSAHVLGKVYQKEIEFTLKALSQDTSQNGLYQQQPMEMYEKLGTKPRGDLGDYIGKAFGQLEGILKDLGIQPTPEHVRASKILAHNEIEINDQNINHIKFLDQKVTEVLTKLHPTVVASMLKDNISPLGQTIDEVLQYMNDFQDDNGEDLTEKIAKYIHSMDQAGDLSKEERESMIGIYRMLHTIAKSEGRAVGFLAKHDMKLTLNNLMEAAKYIRRTGGKRTDMNITIDDNFGGLEELRYHGKPITQQIQEAFEKTSMTTTKGNRQFIEQMMELDLDITADGLIHMKELENTLKEFILKATPSGLKKILEQENIMDKPIEEVLEFLENSQDEQIVDTQRIREQLMVAKEASSKAIAFLEKLQLPINLKNLHTMGQLMQDNHVLSKQLKKVLDTTDHQHVLTEDMKAVIGDVIEQLGQGQDMDTAYAELQKKIDDIEEDNRFKMDGQQSVEYICTDIKRMLDMNQILGDQENFLQVPIILNGEISQLNMYYINEQKADDEPLKVLVSLDTKHLGTVHAYVEMQDDHLHVQMSSSIEEETNYLEGFDKDLRNVLEGMGFSHVTMTYGENKVKAPIDVREDNMPNTARQHLAMGHFEQRI; this comes from the coding sequence ATGAATAGTGTAACGTCGATATACTCTTCTAGGATTACCATAGATGAACCTGTGAAAAAAAATATGGGCTTTAGTGATGATATAATAACAGGTATTGTTATGGAAAAAAATGATAAAGGTACATTGGTAGACGTCATGGGAAAAGAAATCTTAGTCCCACCAAGTATCGATATCCTTGAAGAAAAAGGTGAAGCATGTACATTTAAGGTAGAGAAGCATGGGGAAGATGGTATACGATTAAAATATGAGACACATGCACCAAATCAATCTGTACCACCTAAAGGTCAAAGCTATATGAAAGCATGGCTAAAAAGACAAAACATGCCTGATTTTAGCTATGAAACATTAAATGCATTACAAGCTATGGGTCAAGACGAACAGACATCCTATCAAAAACTTATTAAAGAAACGAAAGAACAATTGGATAAAATCTTGGATAAAGCAGTGGACGAAGATATATTGAAGCTGTTGAGTAAGAACATGAGTCCAGAAAAGATGACCATTAAACTCTTTGAACATGCTATAACCAAAGAAAAATCAGAAGGTCAAATAGAAAAAAAAGAAGTCAAAGATATCGTTGAAAAAGAGTTAAATCGATTAGCTAAAATATTTGGCAGTAAAGAGGAAATGCGGTCTATCGTTAAAAAGTTAAAAGAAAAGAATCTTCCCGTTACGGAAGCAAACATATTCAAAATAAGGGGAGCGCTTAATAAATTTGATGCCATTAAAGAACTGAAAGATGAAGCGATTCTTAATGTATTAAAGAATAACATTGCTTTAACGGTGGAAAAGATTTATGAAGCCAAGTATAGCAGTGGACAAGTTGCTGAAAAAGAAAATACATATGGACAGCATCCAACGACAGGTCAACCACATGTCTCTGAAGAAACCCTTCAGGCATTAGAACCTCAGATTAAGAAAATTCTAGAAGATAATCAGATACCATTAAAAGATGAAAACATAGAAGCAGCAAAAACGTTTATTCGGCATGGCATGGAAATAACCAAGGAAAACATGACAAAATACATGAGCCTTAAACATATTGCTGAGGATATGGATAAGGAACAAATCATTCAAGAAAGTGTACAGAACATCATTGATGATAAACATATTAGTGACATTTCAATCATGGACCAGGAAGCAGCAGATTTCAAAGGAATAGATGCAGAGCGTTTGATAGAAGATATACCTAAGATTAGGGATAAACATATTGAAAGATTAATAAAAAGAGGTATGGATATTAGTCTTTATAATTTGCAAAAGTTAGTTCATAAAGACCCGTTATTAACGAGCCCCTCTCATGAACCAGAAGCGATACTTTCAGAAAATGAGCAGCAGCATATGATAACGGCTAAACGGCAACTTGAAGAAATACGATTGAAAATGACCCTAGAATCAGCCAATCGTTTCATCAAACATCAGATTCAAATCGATACAGCGCCTTTGGAAAAAGTCGTGGAGGATTTAAGACAGCTAGAGGCATTAAGCTATCGTCAAGCGTTAACAGCAGTGGGTGTAAAACCCAGTACAGAACGCATTAGTCAGATGCGGGAAGTCATGGATACCCTGAGTGGTTTAAAGCAATCCAGTGCCCATGTCCTTGGAAAAGTCTATCAGAAAGAAATTGAATTTACCCTAAAGGCTCTAAGTCAAGATACGTCGCAGAATGGTCTTTATCAACAACAGCCTATGGAGATGTATGAAAAGCTTGGTACAAAGCCAAGAGGTGACCTTGGGGATTATATAGGAAAGGCTTTTGGACAATTAGAAGGTATTCTGAAAGACCTTGGTATTCAACCAACACCAGAACACGTAAGGGCATCCAAAATACTAGCCCATAACGAAATAGAAATCAATGACCAAAACATCAACCATATAAAATTCCTTGATCAAAAAGTAACGGAAGTCCTGACAAAGCTTCATCCAACGGTTGTAGCAAGCATGTTGAAGGACAACATATCACCACTGGGTCAAACCATAGACGAAGTGCTGCAATACATGAATGACTTTCAAGACGATAATGGTGAAGATTTAACAGAGAAAATTGCAAAGTATATTCACAGCATGGATCAAGCAGGTGACTTGTCTAAGGAAGAACGGGAGAGCATGATTGGTATCTATCGTATGCTGCATACCATTGCAAAATCCGAGGGACGAGCTGTTGGTTTTCTTGCCAAACACGATATGAAATTGACCCTTAATAACCTGATGGAAGCGGCTAAGTATATCAGAAGAACAGGTGGAAAACGGACAGATATGAACATTACCATTGATGATAATTTTGGAGGTTTAGAAGAATTACGCTATCATGGTAAGCCTATTACCCAGCAAATTCAAGAAGCTTTTGAAAAGACAAGCATGACCACCACCAAGGGTAATCGACAATTCATTGAACAAATGATGGAATTAGATTTAGACATTACAGCAGATGGCCTTATTCATATGAAGGAGTTAGAAAATACCCTTAAAGAATTCATATTAAAGGCAACGCCCAGTGGTCTAAAAAAGATTCTGGAACAAGAAAATATCATGGATAAGCCTATAGAAGAAGTGCTAGAATTTCTTGAAAATAGTCAAGATGAGCAAATAGTGGACACCCAGCGTATTCGAGAACAGCTTATGGTGGCAAAAGAAGCCTCGTCAAAAGCCATAGCATTCTTAGAGAAGCTGCAATTACCCATCAATCTTAAAAATTTGCATACCATGGGACAATTGATGCAAGATAATCATGTGCTCAGTAAACAATTAAAAAAAGTTTTAGACACTACAGATCATCAGCATGTTTTAACAGAAGATATGAAGGCAGTTATTGGGGATGTTATTGAGCAATTAGGGCAGGGTCAGGATATGGACACGGCCTATGCAGAGCTTCAAAAGAAGATTGACGACATAGAAGAAGATAATCGATTCAAAATGGATGGGCAGCAATCAGTGGAATACATATGTACGGATATTAAGCGTATGTTAGATATGAATCAGATATTAGGTGATCAAGAGAATTTTTTACAGGTGCCTATTATCTTAAATGGTGAGATTAGCCAGTTAAACATGTATTATATCAATGAGCAAAAAGCAGATGATGAGCCCTTAAAAGTATTGGTATCCCTAGATACAAAGCATCTAGGTACTGTTCATGCCTATGTGGAGATGCAAGATGATCACCTTCATGTACAGATGTCATCATCCATAGAAGAAGAAACAAACTATCTAGAAGGGTTTGATAAAGACCTTAGAAATGTTCTAGAAGGCATGGGCTTCTCCCATGTGACCATGACCTATGGAGAAAATAAGGTGAAAGCACCTATTGATGTGCGTGAAGATAATATGCCAAATACAGCCAGACAGCATTTGGCAATGGGACATTTTGAACAACGTATATAG
- a CDS encoding flagellin N-terminal helical domain-containing protein, translating to MRINRNIPALKALHQLTMNNSKLDKSLERLSSGLRINHASDDAAGLAITQKMNTQIRGLEQAKRNSMDGISLIQTAEGAMNEVHAMLQRMRELAVQASNGTYDSEDRKALQKEVDQLKDEIQRISDQIEFNEKKLLNGDIDQKAYVDDDTVAKIISTSDTVEPGTYEIEITGDATKSNILGKRITSVPAAMTQGGKIILNGEEVTINVGDTPNDVFDKLRDLAEKVGADLTAYGVDAGGIITTTAEAYITGADVHLKFESKQFGDDYPLTLSSDSGALLAELQLDSLTPTLGVDVQANIITTSDFAVTASISGDGNRVTVKDVDGFEMQIEAQPGAASSGAVSSIISVLDAGALTLQIGANEGQGMEVRIPNLSPKALGIDTLNMATVSGAQLALGKISAAVNRVSNIRSKLGAYQNRLEHTVNNLSVSSESMTEAMSRIQDADMAYEMAQYTQRNVIAQAGTSMLAQANQRPQSILQLLQN from the coding sequence ATGCGAATAAACCGTAATATACCTGCGCTGAAAGCGCTTCATCAATTAACCATGAACAACTCCAAATTAGATAAGAGTTTAGAAAGACTATCATCAGGATTACGTATTAATCACGCATCCGATGATGCAGCAGGACTTGCTATTACTCAGAAGATGAACACACAAATTAGAGGATTAGAACAAGCCAAACGTAATAGCATGGATGGTATATCCCTTATCCAGACAGCAGAAGGTGCCATGAATGAAGTGCATGCCATGTTACAGAGAATGCGTGAATTAGCTGTACAGGCGTCTAATGGGACTTATGACAGCGAGGATAGAAAAGCCCTTCAAAAGGAAGTTGATCAATTAAAGGATGAAATACAAAGAATATCCGATCAAATAGAGTTTAATGAGAAGAAATTGCTGAATGGGGATATTGACCAGAAAGCTTATGTGGATGATGATACTGTAGCAAAAATAATATCTACATCCGATACAGTTGAACCTGGGACTTATGAAATAGAAATTACCGGTGATGCAACAAAATCAAATATTTTAGGTAAAAGAATTACTTCAGTACCTGCTGCTATGACGCAAGGAGGTAAAATTATTCTTAATGGTGAAGAGGTTACAATTAATGTGGGAGATACACCTAATGATGTTTTTGATAAACTTAGAGACCTAGCTGAAAAGGTGGGTGCTGATCTCACTGCGTATGGAGTTGATGCAGGTGGTATTATAACGACAACTGCTGAAGCATACATAACTGGTGCAGATGTGCATTTAAAGTTTGAATCTAAACAATTTGGTGATGATTATCCTCTTACTCTTTCATCAGACAGTGGTGCTTTATTAGCGGAATTACAATTAGATAGCTTAACCCCTACACTAGGAGTGGATGTTCAAGCTAATATTATTACTACTAGTGATTTTGCAGTTACAGCCAGTATATCTGGCGATGGAAACAGAGTAACAGTAAAAGATGTGGATGGTTTTGAAATGCAGATAGAAGCTCAACCAGGAGCAGCAAGTTCAGGCGCAGTAAGTTCCATTATTTCAGTGTTAGATGCTGGTGCACTAACCCTTCAAATTGGTGCAAATGAAGGACAAGGCATGGAGGTTAGAATACCGAATCTATCACCGAAAGCATTAGGTATTGACACCCTTAATATGGCTACAGTCAGTGGGGCTCAACTAGCACTAGGGAAGATTAGTGCAGCGGTTAACAGAGTCTCTAATATACGTTCAAAACTAGGCGCTTACCAAAACCGATTAGAACATACAGTGAATAACTTAAGTGTATCCTCAGAGAGTATGACAGAAGCGATGTCTCGTATTCAAGACGCAGATATGGCTTATGAGATGGCTCAATATACCCAGCGTAATGTGATAGCCCAAGCGGGTACGTCCATGTTAGCTCAAGCCAATCAAAGGCCACAATCCATATTACAGTTACTCCAGAACTAG
- a CDS encoding flagellar export chaperone FliS, whose product MSNGHISPMERKCIIMTESTVKSYQNRIIQASKEQLLVITYELFIEEIMKALQALHEDKAEDFNRTMVKVHKLHRELTDNLDMSYPISRQLMSLYIYMNKKLIESSIKLEKEPLTEVKVLAEVLLEGFRKAATEESSESLVQNAQKVYAGLTYGKGTLNETVVNSIKDRGFKA is encoded by the coding sequence ATGAGTAACGGACATATTTCACCTATGGAAAGGAAATGTATCATCATGACAGAGAGTACAGTGAAGTCCTATCAGAATCGCATCATACAAGCTAGTAAAGAACAGTTATTGGTCATTACCTATGAGCTTTTTATAGAAGAAATAATGAAAGCCCTTCAAGCGCTTCATGAGGATAAAGCAGAAGATTTTAATCGAACCATGGTTAAGGTTCATAAACTTCATCGTGAATTAACAGATAATCTAGACATGTCTTACCCTATTTCACGACAGCTTATGTCATTGTATATCTACATGAATAAAAAGCTGATAGAATCGTCTATAAAGCTTGAGAAAGAACCATTAACAGAAGTTAAGGTTCTAGCGGAGGTACTCTTAGAAGGTTTTCGTAAGGCTGCAACAGAGGAAAGTAGTGAATCCCTTGTCCAGAATGCTCAAAAGGTCTATGCAGGTTTAACCTATGGTAAAGGGACACTTAATGAAACCGTTGTTAACAGTATAAAAGATAGAGGGTTTAAAGCATAA
- a CDS encoding MerR family transcriptional regulator: protein MAEIRYIISDASKQLDVEPHVLRYWEEELELEIPRNELGHRYFRAEDLNTLKNIKKLKDQGLQLKAIKMLLPGILEEDKLPKHESDQDRTSHELTHGNQVTTVFKQEEKMEVAKPTGSKLQQFQIFLKDVLEDALKENNEELKETLTKEVAGEMRCLFKEREALEERRYKKLDETIREMQKMRQEIASSSSRKLFKFRKNKMG from the coding sequence ATGGCAGAAATTCGTTACATTATTTCAGATGCATCCAAGCAGTTAGACGTAGAACCCCATGTGTTACGTTACTGGGAAGAAGAACTGGAATTAGAGATTCCTAGAAATGAACTTGGACATCGGTATTTTCGGGCTGAAGATCTGAATACACTGAAGAATATAAAAAAGCTTAAGGATCAAGGTCTTCAATTAAAAGCCATTAAGATGTTATTACCAGGTATCTTAGAGGAGGACAAGCTTCCGAAACATGAAAGTGACCAAGATAGGACTAGCCATGAACTGACACATGGAAACCAAGTAACAACAGTTTTTAAGCAAGAAGAGAAAATGGAGGTGGCAAAACCTACAGGCAGCAAGCTTCAGCAATTTCAGATTTTTTTGAAGGATGTGCTTGAAGATGCTCTTAAGGAGAACAATGAAGAGTTAAAGGAAACATTAACAAAAGAAGTGGCAGGGGAAATGAGGTGTTTATTCAAAGAACGAGAAGCTTTAGAAGAAAGACGCTACAAAAAACTTGATGAAACCATAAGAGAGATGCAAAAAATGAGACAAGAGATAGCATCTTCATCAAGTCGAAAATTATTTAAATTTAGAAAAAATAAAATGGGATAG
- a CDS encoding 4Fe-4S binding protein — translation MAFIINDECISCGACEPECPVDAITEGDAIYVINADTCIDCGACAGVCPVDAPQPE, via the coding sequence ATGGCATTTATTATTAATGACGAATGTATTTCATGTGGAGCTTGTGAACCAGAATGTCCAGTAGACGCGATTACAGAAGGCGATGCTATATATGTAATTAACGCTGATACTTGTATCGACTGTGGCGCATGCGCAGGCGTATGTCCAGTAGACGCTCCACAACCAGAATAA
- the pflA gene encoding pyruvate formate-lyase-activating protein encodes MDTKGKIHSIETCGTVDGPGIRFVIFMQGCPLRCKYCHNPDTWKLSDGEETSVEAVMTQIKKYTSYMKFSGGGVTVTGGEPLLQPHFVKELLKRCKEEQIHTALDTSGYVFNDHVKEVLDYTDLVLLDIKCYNKEQYQYITSVSLDPTLNFMQYLSDTKKSVWIRYVLVPGLSDKEAYIDGLGKYLSQFDNIDRVELLPFHKMGEYKWEELGLTYELKDTQEPTDASMKQAMGILKKYGLNVMA; translated from the coding sequence ATGGATACAAAAGGTAAAATTCACTCCATTGAAACATGTGGTACGGTAGATGGCCCAGGCATTCGGTTTGTTATCTTTATGCAAGGTTGTCCATTACGTTGTAAATATTGTCATAATCCCGATACTTGGAAATTAAGCGATGGCGAAGAAACATCTGTAGAAGCAGTGATGACGCAGATTAAAAAATATACATCTTATATGAAATTTTCTGGAGGTGGTGTTACCGTGACTGGCGGTGAACCCCTCCTGCAACCTCATTTTGTAAAAGAATTATTGAAACGCTGTAAAGAAGAACAGATCCATACAGCTCTGGATACATCTGGCTATGTGTTTAATGACCACGTAAAAGAGGTACTGGATTATACAGACCTTGTTCTGTTAGATATTAAGTGTTATAACAAAGAACAGTATCAATATATCACCAGTGTATCCTTAGACCCTACCCTTAACTTTATGCAATATCTCAGTGACACGAAGAAATCAGTATGGATTCGTTATGTCTTAGTTCCTGGGCTAAGTGATAAAGAGGCATATATAGACGGTCTTGGCAAGTATCTTAGTCAATTTGACAACATTGATCGTGTAGAATTATTACCTTTTCATAAAATGGGTGAATACAAATGGGAAGAATTAGGCTTAACTTATGAATTGAAAGATACCCAAGAGCCCACAGATGCATCCATGAAACAAGCTATGGGTATATTAAAAAAGTATGGCCTCAATGTGATGGCTTAA